The following coding sequences lie in one Arthrobacter sp. SLBN-122 genomic window:
- a CDS encoding carbohydrate ABC transporter permease, protein MATETLTRPVTATAKSSAGRRTGRRMTPGRAAVLAVAALLAVLWLVPFAWATATAFKSETDAAAPKISWIPPSGFTADAFIKVFQDGNIPLWTWNSLYTSAAITAITLVISALVAYALSRIDFRGKKVLMVVIIASIIIPPPVLIIPLFYQMVALHMIDTSWAIILPQVIHPAMVFVLKKFFDQIPRELEEAAVMDGASRMRIFLQVVLPLSRPILAAVAIFVFIGAWNNFLWPFIATNDGSILTLPVGLQTIKSAYGIQYAQNMASALLAALPLILMFLFFQRQIIKGVATTGLAGT, encoded by the coding sequence ATGGCAACCGAAACCCTCACCCGCCCCGTCACCGCCACTGCCAAATCATCCGCCGGCCGCAGGACCGGCCGCAGGATGACCCCCGGCCGGGCTGCAGTCCTGGCGGTCGCCGCGCTGCTGGCCGTCCTCTGGCTGGTGCCTTTCGCCTGGGCAACCGCCACTGCTTTCAAGAGCGAGACGGACGCTGCCGCTCCGAAGATCAGCTGGATCCCGCCGTCGGGCTTCACCGCCGATGCGTTCATAAAGGTGTTCCAGGACGGCAACATCCCGCTGTGGACCTGGAACTCCCTGTACACCTCGGCGGCCATCACCGCCATCACCTTGGTGATCTCCGCACTCGTGGCCTATGCCCTGTCCCGGATCGATTTCCGGGGCAAGAAGGTCCTGATGGTGGTGATCATCGCTTCCATCATCATCCCGCCGCCGGTCCTGATCATTCCGCTGTTCTACCAAATGGTGGCACTGCACATGATCGACACCTCCTGGGCCATCATCCTGCCGCAGGTCATCCACCCCGCCATGGTGTTCGTGCTCAAGAAGTTCTTCGACCAGATTCCCCGTGAACTCGAGGAGGCCGCGGTGATGGACGGTGCCAGCCGCATGCGGATCTTCCTGCAGGTGGTCCTGCCGTTGTCCCGTCCCATCCTGGCCGCCGTCGCGATCTTTGTGTTCATCGGCGCCTGGAACAACTTCCTCTGGCCGTTCATCGCCACCAACGACGGCTCCATCCTGACCCTCCCCGTGGGGCTCCAGACCATCAAGAGTGCATACGGCATCCAGTACGCCCAGAACATGGCATCGGCCCTGCTCGCAGCACTGCCGCTGATCCTGATGTTCCTGTTCTTCCAGCGCCAGATCATCAAGGGCGTTGCGACGACGGGACTCGCCGGCACCTGA
- a CDS encoding carbohydrate ABC transporter permease: MSSLATSHDSEGQARTLPGLSRQKQSNRTGSRSARPRPQGSRDNLNGWAFAAPFLAFFLVFLVWPLLYGLYMSMTGKSLTGANDSVIGFANYAEALADADMWHSLGNTLYFTVISTIPLVVVALIMAALVNVGLPAQWLWRLSYFAPYLLASTVVSLFFTWMYNPQLGLINDTLVKIGLPKVAWLNDPGVAMWAIVIATLWWTVGFNFLLYLAAMQNIPAQHYEAASLDGAGAWRQFFSITLPQLAPTTVMIVLLQILASLKIFDQVYQMTAGGPGGATRPVVQYIFETGFTGYRLGYSAAISYIFFGLIVAVSVIQFFITRRRSA, from the coding sequence ATGAGTTCCTTAGCAACATCACACGACAGCGAGGGGCAGGCGCGCACGCTGCCAGGGCTGTCCCGCCAAAAACAGTCCAACCGGACGGGATCCCGGTCCGCCCGGCCCCGTCCCCAAGGGAGCAGGGACAACCTCAACGGCTGGGCGTTCGCCGCGCCGTTCCTGGCGTTCTTCCTGGTCTTCCTCGTCTGGCCCCTCCTCTACGGGCTGTACATGAGCATGACGGGCAAGTCGCTCACCGGTGCCAACGACAGTGTCATCGGCTTCGCCAACTATGCGGAAGCCCTCGCCGACGCCGACATGTGGCATTCGCTGGGCAACACCCTCTACTTCACGGTCATCAGCACCATCCCACTGGTGGTCGTTGCCCTGATCATGGCGGCACTGGTCAACGTCGGACTGCCTGCACAATGGCTGTGGCGGCTTTCCTACTTTGCCCCGTACCTGCTGGCCTCCACGGTGGTGTCCCTGTTCTTCACCTGGATGTACAACCCCCAGTTGGGCCTCATCAACGACACCCTGGTGAAGATCGGGCTGCCGAAGGTGGCTTGGCTGAATGACCCCGGCGTAGCGATGTGGGCCATCGTCATCGCCACGCTGTGGTGGACCGTGGGGTTCAACTTCCTGCTGTACCTGGCTGCGATGCAGAACATCCCGGCCCAGCACTACGAGGCAGCATCGCTGGACGGTGCCGGCGCCTGGCGGCAGTTCTTTTCCATCACCCTGCCGCAGCTGGCCCCCACCACCGTGATGATCGTGCTCCTCCAGATCCTGGCCTCGCTGAAAATTTTCGACCAGGTCTACCAGATGACCGCCGGCGGGCCCGGTGGAGCAACCAGGCCGGTGGTGCAGTACATCTTTGAAACCGGCTTCACCGGTTACCGGCTGGGCTATTCGGCAGCCATCTCCTACATCTTCTTTGGATTGATCGTGGCTGTTTCGGTCATCCAGTTCTTCATCACCCGCCGCAGGAGTGCATAG
- a CDS encoding extracellular solute-binding protein, whose protein sequence is MKQFEFFEGRQLSRRQLLSGTAAVGSVFAAAALAGCGGNASAAAVRDIQFWHLLSGGDGIKMQAMISKANDANPGFKVHPTVLAWGPPYYTKLAMASAGGRPPQLAIMHASRVPGYAPGGLIDPWDLDLLSEFGVTAQNFAPRIWDKSQNNGKVFSIALDSHPFVMFYNRDVAGKAGLLGSNGQLQEAKSPQEFLSMAREMQKVTQAHGLSFGYLGSGSQMWRLFYTLYRQHGADMELTPGKPMVADNEAAVESLEFMASLFDDTIAAQSGDISTGIAEFARGGSGMLFSGVWELPTMKKAGIPVDAATIPTLYGTPAAYADSHSFVLPRQLNVDDAKRRDVYKFVSDILKGSLSWAEAGHIPAYQPVVQSQAYRDLTPQIHYANAADIIAYDPEAWFSGSGSDWQTYFAETVQNVLLGRDKAADGWDAFVRRTNTLLSRPNPV, encoded by the coding sequence GTGAAGCAGTTTGAGTTTTTCGAAGGCAGGCAGCTGTCAAGACGGCAGCTGTTATCAGGAACCGCGGCCGTGGGCAGCGTGTTTGCTGCAGCGGCCCTGGCCGGGTGCGGCGGGAACGCTTCCGCCGCAGCCGTCAGGGACATTCAGTTCTGGCATCTGCTGTCCGGCGGTGACGGCATCAAGATGCAGGCCATGATCAGCAAAGCCAATGACGCAAACCCCGGGTTCAAGGTTCATCCCACGGTCCTTGCCTGGGGGCCGCCCTACTACACCAAGCTCGCCATGGCTTCGGCTGGCGGGCGGCCGCCGCAATTGGCCATCATGCATGCCAGCCGGGTTCCCGGCTACGCGCCCGGCGGCCTGATCGACCCGTGGGACCTGGACCTGCTGTCCGAATTCGGCGTCACGGCCCAGAACTTCGCGCCGAGGATCTGGGACAAGAGCCAGAACAACGGCAAAGTCTTTTCCATCGCCCTGGATTCGCACCCCTTTGTCATGTTCTACAACCGTGACGTGGCGGGAAAGGCGGGACTGCTTGGCAGCAACGGGCAATTGCAGGAGGCGAAGTCGCCCCAGGAATTCCTCAGCATGGCCCGGGAAATGCAGAAGGTGACCCAGGCGCACGGGCTGTCCTTTGGCTACCTTGGCAGCGGGTCCCAGATGTGGCGGCTCTTCTACACCCTCTACCGGCAGCACGGCGCGGACATGGAGCTGACGCCCGGCAAGCCGATGGTTGCGGACAATGAAGCGGCGGTGGAGTCCCTGGAGTTCATGGCATCGCTCTTCGATGACACCATTGCGGCGCAGAGCGGTGATATCAGTACAGGGATCGCGGAGTTCGCCCGCGGCGGCTCGGGGATGCTGTTCAGCGGCGTCTGGGAACTGCCAACGATGAAGAAGGCAGGCATCCCGGTAGACGCAGCAACCATTCCAACGCTTTACGGCACACCAGCGGCTTATGCCGACTCGCATTCCTTCGTGCTGCCCCGGCAGTTGAATGTCGACGACGCGAAGCGCCGTGATGTCTACAAATTCGTCAGTGACATCCTCAAAGGCTCCCTGTCCTGGGCCGAGGCAGGCCACATCCCGGCGTACCAGCCGGTAGTGCAGTCCCAGGCTTACCGCGACCTCACCCCCCAGATCCACTATGCCAACGCGGCGGACATTATCGCCTACGACCCCGAGGCCTGGTTCAGCGGCTCAGGCTCCGACTGGCAGACCTACTTTGCCGAGACCGTACAGAACGTACTCCTCGGCCGCGACAAGGCTGCTGATGGCTGGGATGCCTTCGTGCGGCGCACCAACACCCTGCTTTCCCGTCCCAACCCGGTGTGA
- a CDS encoding LacI family DNA-binding transcriptional regulator produces MRATVKDVARLAGVSPKTVSNVMNGIVPVSGPTRVKVERAMAELDYVPNLSARGLRNGRSGVIALALPDLGTPYSAEIAHSVVEVAHEQGWSVQIEETGSDPAREYELMSRARSNLIDGLILNPVVLDESAVKVGVALPPVVLLGEVSQKLADRVWVDSVAAARDMTLALGRTGRRRIAVLGAAEGRGSAAAVLRTRGYHAALKELGIARDDSLIIRCEKWSPDTAAKALSTYLDSHPLPEALFCFTDSMAIGALSVLWKRGLRVPDDVAVAGFDDIADAQYAVPSLTTVSFDKRQVAREALRLLTERMGDREGPQRVVAIDYRIVERESTASQAQPCATPSGS; encoded by the coding sequence TTGCGCGCAACGGTCAAGGACGTAGCGCGCCTCGCAGGGGTTTCGCCGAAGACGGTCTCGAACGTCATGAACGGCATTGTTCCGGTCAGCGGTCCCACCAGGGTCAAGGTGGAGCGGGCCATGGCGGAACTGGACTACGTCCCCAACCTCTCGGCCAGGGGGCTCCGCAACGGCAGGTCGGGCGTCATTGCCCTGGCCTTGCCCGACCTCGGAACGCCGTACTCCGCCGAGATCGCACACAGCGTGGTGGAAGTAGCCCACGAGCAGGGGTGGAGCGTACAGATCGAGGAGACGGGGTCCGACCCCGCCCGTGAGTACGAACTGATGTCGCGGGCGCGGTCCAACCTGATCGACGGGCTCATCCTGAACCCCGTGGTTCTGGATGAAAGTGCCGTCAAAGTGGGGGTTGCCCTCCCGCCGGTGGTCCTGCTGGGGGAGGTGTCCCAGAAACTGGCCGACCGCGTATGGGTGGACAGTGTTGCGGCTGCCCGTGACATGACCCTGGCGCTCGGCAGGACCGGCAGGCGGCGTATCGCAGTGCTGGGAGCAGCTGAAGGCCGGGGTTCGGCGGCGGCGGTTCTCCGCACCCGTGGTTACCATGCGGCACTCAAAGAACTTGGCATTGCCCGGGATGACTCTCTGATCATCCGCTGCGAAAAATGGAGCCCGGACACAGCGGCGAAAGCACTGTCCACCTATCTTGACTCGCACCCGCTTCCCGAGGCCTTGTTTTGCTTCACGGACTCCATGGCCATCGGAGCACTCAGCGTGCTGTGGAAACGCGGGCTAAGGGTTCCGGACGACGTAGCCGTTGCCGGGTTCGACGATATTGCCGACGCTCAGTACGCAGTGCCATCGCTGACAACTGTTTCCTTCGACAAGCGCCAGGTGGCCAGGGAGGCTTTGCGCCTGCTGACCGAACGCATGGGCGACCGCGAGGGACCGCAGAGGGTTGTGGCCATCGACTACCGCATCGTGGAGAGGGAGAGTACCGCCTCCCAGGCTCAACCCTGTGCCACACCTTCCGGCAGCTAA
- a CDS encoding NUDIX hydrolase: protein MPHLARRLFALPQDLEGAAQSWLEHGERTPRAARYASSVVLLRDSPTGLETWLGYRPGSSPLGVLAFPGGSLDPADDDAMGWLGPSPQHWAEQMGTDDVGLARRHVVGAIRELFEETGVLLAGPDMSSTVEATSTPEWMRARIAVAEQEKTLAQLLGKRGLSLRTDLLKSLVNWRSPDFAHRRFDTRYFAATVPLGQEPSLLEGKGVWGRWVNAAQVIQERNTTALGDEAAQENTVGRQLGELLVPGSEIMLEKMASANGCIAYLSYKRKPHVYQPTLVEEDGRLMLEVEAAKTVAGDHQRER from the coding sequence TTGCCACACCTCGCGCGACGCCTTTTTGCACTTCCCCAGGACCTTGAAGGGGCAGCGCAAAGCTGGCTCGAACACGGCGAGCGCACCCCCCGGGCAGCGCGCTACGCCTCATCAGTAGTCCTCCTGCGTGATTCGCCCACCGGCCTGGAGACGTGGCTGGGTTACCGGCCCGGCTCCTCGCCGCTGGGGGTCCTTGCCTTCCCCGGGGGGTCCCTTGACCCGGCCGACGACGATGCCATGGGGTGGCTGGGCCCGTCACCGCAGCATTGGGCTGAGCAGATGGGAACGGACGACGTCGGGCTGGCGCGGCGCCACGTGGTGGGCGCCATCCGTGAGCTCTTCGAGGAAACCGGGGTGCTGCTGGCCGGCCCGGACATGTCCAGCACGGTCGAGGCCACCTCCACCCCCGAGTGGATGCGGGCACGCATTGCGGTGGCCGAGCAGGAGAAAACGCTCGCCCAGCTGCTGGGCAAACGCGGCCTCTCCCTGCGGACCGATCTGCTCAAGTCCCTCGTCAACTGGCGCAGCCCCGATTTTGCACACCGCCGGTTCGACACCCGCTACTTCGCCGCCACCGTTCCGCTCGGCCAGGAACCCTCGCTGCTCGAAGGCAAGGGCGTGTGGGGCCGGTGGGTCAACGCCGCACAGGTGATCCAGGAGCGGAACACCACGGCCCTGGGCGATGAGGCGGCGCAGGAGAACACCGTAGGCCGCCAGCTGGGTGAGCTGCTGGTCCCCGGCTCCGAAATCATGCTCGAGAAGATGGCCTCGGCCAACGGCTGCATCGCCTACCTGAGCTACAAGCGCAAGCCGCATGTCTACCAGCCAACACTGGTTGAAGAAGACGGCAGGCTCATGCTCGAAGTCGAGGCCGCCAAGACCGTGGCGGGGGACCACCAGCGCGAACGCTGA
- a CDS encoding RidA family protein has protein sequence MSTPAEAQSSAATAPVSAVEQRLAELGITLPEVAAPVASYVPAIISGSHVYTSGQLPFISGKLEATGKVSAGSEGYADEPTVSPEDAQRYAAVCAVNALAAVKSVIGDLDRITRIVKVVGFVASDPSFTGQPAVVNGASELLGRVLGEAGQHARSAVGVAVLPLDSPVEVELIAEFS, from the coding sequence ATGAGCACCCCCGCCGAAGCCCAGTCCAGCGCCGCAACGGCGCCCGTTTCCGCCGTCGAACAGCGCCTCGCGGAACTTGGCATCACCCTCCCCGAGGTGGCCGCCCCGGTGGCCTCCTACGTTCCCGCCATCATCTCCGGCAGCCACGTCTACACCTCGGGCCAGCTGCCGTTCATTAGCGGCAAACTCGAAGCTACGGGCAAGGTGTCCGCCGGTAGCGAAGGGTACGCCGACGAGCCCACCGTTTCCCCCGAGGACGCGCAGCGTTACGCAGCCGTCTGCGCCGTCAACGCCCTGGCCGCCGTGAAGAGCGTCATCGGCGACCTCGACAGGATCACCCGGATCGTGAAGGTTGTGGGATTCGTCGCATCGGATCCCTCATTCACCGGCCAGCCCGCGGTCGTCAACGGCGCCTCGGAACTGCTGGGCCGCGTCCTTGGTGAGGCCGGGCAGCACGCACGTTCCGCCGTCGGCGTTGCCGTTCTTCCGCTCGACTCTCCCGTAGAGGTCGAGCTGATCGCCGAATTCAGTTAA
- a CDS encoding DUF4177 domain-containing protein, with product MTKWEYATIPLIIHATKQILDQWGEDGWELVQVVPGPDGNGLVAYLKREKQ from the coding sequence ATGACCAAATGGGAGTACGCGACGATTCCGCTCATTATCCACGCCACAAAGCAGATCCTGGACCAGTGGGGGGAGGACGGCTGGGAGCTCGTCCAGGTGGTCCCCGGACCCGACGGCAACGGCCTGGTCGCCTACCTCAAGAGGGAGAAGCAGTAG
- a CDS encoding transglycosylase domain-containing protein, producing MATRNNPLFDTATTLGKILVFLGVSAICGVLVAGLLVPAAAVSGSAASGSIDFFDSLPAELKVDPPSQTTRILAADGSEIASVYTENRTKVPLDQISPNMKNAIIAVEDSRFYEHGGVDTTGILRALVSTARGNKQGASTITQQYVNNVLNANLAAAGEEDQIKLNGVNKGVGDKLREMKLAIALEKEFSKDQILEGYLNIVFFNRDAYGIEAASRYFFSTTAKDLTLPQAALLAGLVNSPSAFDPITNPEKSKQRRDLVLGLMLNQGKITQAEHDAAVATPVEPKVTQPKQGCAYAASAPYFCDYILHLLENNPAYGADVKERQRLIYGGGLTITTTLDPNAQATAQEQANAAAGANPDKWGAAMVSVQPGTGKIISMAQNTTFLPGQGFDSQLNFNLDKLDKDGNDLNGMGGAQPGSTMKPFTFAEWLNEGKTMNTTVNAAQRVYPVGYPWKNTCGKIQGAYSTAQKNAGLDAADDLQNAEPQWYRPLTVLEGLYNSINTVTFASAAQLDFCGIQKIVDAVGLHSGLPSADGSEPNPKVNMMTLGNLLGSTQTSPLTMASAFATFANDGKYCEPIAITAVTDATGKQLPAQSSSCRDAIKPEVARGVNYALQEVLNRGSGSLIQPRISTRTSFPIGAKTGTSNNNGSTWVVGHTTGLATAAWFGDPLGDQSRAGQNITVNGKFYKGIDGYMIAGPMFSTYMAKIAPAYGTNPFPAPPSNMISGTTTTAPGRTTPQATQAPVPTAPAPQAPATQAPAPAPTSNGNGNDKKGNG from the coding sequence ATGGCGACTCGCAACAACCCCTTATTCGACACTGCCACCACACTGGGTAAGATCCTCGTTTTCCTTGGTGTGAGCGCGATTTGCGGTGTCCTCGTGGCAGGCCTGCTGGTCCCTGCCGCGGCCGTCTCCGGCAGCGCGGCAAGCGGTTCCATTGACTTCTTCGATTCCCTTCCGGCAGAGCTGAAGGTTGATCCCCCCAGCCAGACCACCAGGATCCTGGCCGCGGACGGCAGCGAGATCGCCAGCGTGTACACCGAGAACCGCACCAAGGTTCCGCTGGACCAGATTTCGCCGAACATGAAGAACGCCATCATCGCCGTTGAAGACAGCCGGTTCTACGAGCACGGCGGCGTGGACACCACCGGTATCCTCCGCGCGTTGGTGAGCACCGCCCGGGGCAACAAGCAGGGTGCGTCCACCATCACGCAGCAGTACGTCAACAACGTGCTCAACGCGAACCTCGCCGCCGCCGGCGAAGAGGACCAGATCAAGCTCAACGGCGTCAACAAGGGCGTGGGTGACAAGCTCCGCGAAATGAAGCTGGCCATCGCCCTGGAGAAGGAGTTCAGCAAGGACCAGATCCTTGAGGGCTACCTGAACATCGTGTTCTTCAACCGTGACGCATACGGCATTGAGGCCGCTTCCCGGTACTTCTTCAGCACCACCGCGAAGGACCTCACCCTCCCGCAGGCAGCGCTCCTGGCCGGCCTGGTGAACAGCCCCTCCGCCTTCGACCCCATCACCAACCCGGAGAAGTCCAAGCAGCGCCGCGACCTGGTCCTGGGACTCATGCTGAACCAGGGCAAGATCACCCAGGCCGAACATGACGCCGCCGTGGCCACCCCGGTGGAGCCCAAGGTGACCCAGCCCAAGCAGGGCTGCGCCTACGCGGCCTCTGCCCCGTACTTCTGCGATTACATCCTGCACCTGCTCGAAAACAACCCGGCCTACGGTGCGGACGTGAAAGAGCGCCAGCGGCTGATCTACGGCGGCGGGCTCACCATCACCACCACGCTGGATCCCAACGCCCAGGCCACGGCCCAGGAGCAGGCCAATGCAGCCGCCGGCGCCAACCCTGATAAGTGGGGCGCCGCCATGGTGTCCGTGCAGCCCGGCACCGGCAAGATCATTTCGATGGCCCAGAACACCACCTTCCTGCCCGGCCAGGGCTTCGACTCACAGTTGAACTTCAACTTGGACAAGCTGGACAAGGACGGCAACGACCTCAACGGCATGGGCGGCGCGCAGCCGGGGTCCACCATGAAGCCATTCACATTTGCCGAGTGGCTCAACGAGGGCAAGACCATGAACACCACGGTCAACGCCGCGCAGCGCGTCTATCCGGTTGGCTATCCGTGGAAGAACACCTGCGGCAAGATCCAGGGCGCCTACAGCACCGCACAGAAGAACGCCGGCCTGGACGCCGCGGACGACCTCCAGAACGCCGAGCCCCAGTGGTACAGGCCGTTGACGGTCCTGGAGGGCCTCTATAACTCCATCAACACCGTGACGTTTGCTTCGGCCGCCCAGCTGGACTTCTGCGGGATCCAGAAGATCGTGGACGCCGTGGGACTGCACAGCGGTTTGCCCTCAGCTGACGGCAGCGAGCCGAACCCCAAGGTGAACATGATGACCCTTGGCAACCTGCTGGGTTCCACCCAGACCTCGCCGCTGACCATGGCCAGCGCCTTTGCCACCTTCGCGAACGACGGCAAGTACTGCGAACCCATCGCCATCACCGCGGTCACGGACGCCACCGGCAAGCAGCTCCCGGCGCAGTCCAGCAGCTGCCGTGATGCCATCAAGCCGGAAGTTGCCCGTGGCGTGAACTATGCGCTGCAGGAAGTCCTGAACCGGGGTTCGGGCTCGCTGATCCAGCCCCGCATCTCTACCCGGACCAGCTTCCCCATCGGCGCCAAGACCGGTACGTCCAACAACAACGGCTCCACCTGGGTTGTGGGCCACACCACGGGACTGGCAACGGCTGCCTGGTTCGGCGATCCGTTGGGCGACCAAAGCCGTGCAGGACAGAACATCACGGTCAACGGCAAGTTCTATAAGGGCATTGACGGCTACATGATCGCCGGCCCCATGTTCTCCACCTACATGGCCAAGATTGCCCCGGCGTACGGCACCAACCCGTTCCCGGCACCGCCGAGCAACATGATCAGCGGAACCACCACTACCGCCCCTGGAAGGACCACCCCGCAGGCTACCCAGGCCCCCGTCCCGACGGCACCGGCTCCGCAGGCTCCCGCCACCCAGGCGCCGGCCCCGGCACCCACGAGCAACGGCAATGGGAACGATAAGAAGGGCAACGGCTAA
- a CDS encoding metallophosphoesterase — protein MNIDTLASRARAIGRGFAVTAGAGAAAGMAAFGYGLWEKNQFVLREETLAILPPGREPFRILHLSDIHFVPGQNKKADWLGSLADLQPDLVVNTGDNLSHVKAVDPLLDALKPLLQFPGVFVPGSNDYFAPSPKNPAAYLLGPSKVKPKPIALDWPRLRSGFGMSGWVDLTNRNQSLVLKGMRFDFSGVDDPHLKRERYAGWPRGTVSQDANDHLRVAVIHAPYQRVLDHFTESGADLLLAGHTHGGQLCIPGYGAIVSNCDLPTWRAKGLNDWSSNGSTTPVNVSGGIGTSRFAPVRIACKPEAVLLTLTSPN, from the coding sequence ATGAACATCGACACCTTGGCAAGCCGCGCACGTGCAATCGGGCGCGGCTTTGCCGTCACTGCAGGCGCTGGCGCAGCAGCCGGAATGGCTGCCTTCGGCTATGGACTGTGGGAGAAGAACCAGTTCGTCCTCCGCGAGGAAACGCTGGCCATCCTGCCTCCCGGCCGCGAACCATTCCGGATCCTGCACCTCAGCGACATCCATTTCGTACCGGGGCAGAACAAGAAGGCTGACTGGCTGGGGTCGCTGGCGGACCTTCAGCCGGACCTCGTGGTGAACACGGGCGACAACCTGAGCCACGTCAAGGCCGTGGACCCGCTGCTGGACGCTTTGAAGCCGCTGCTGCAATTCCCCGGCGTCTTCGTCCCCGGCTCCAACGATTACTTCGCGCCCAGCCCCAAGAATCCGGCAGCGTATCTGTTGGGGCCGTCCAAGGTGAAGCCGAAGCCGATCGCCCTCGACTGGCCGCGCCTGCGCTCGGGCTTCGGCATGAGCGGCTGGGTTGACCTCACCAACCGCAACCAGTCCCTGGTCCTCAAGGGCATGCGCTTCGATTTCTCCGGCGTTGATGATCCGCACCTGAAGCGGGAACGGTACGCCGGCTGGCCCCGCGGAACGGTCAGCCAGGATGCGAATGACCACCTCCGGGTAGCGGTCATCCACGCGCCGTACCAGCGGGTCCTGGACCACTTCACCGAAAGCGGAGCGGACCTCCTGCTGGCCGGACACACGCACGGCGGCCAGCTGTGCATCCCCGGTTACGGAGCCATCGTGTCCAACTGCGACCTTCCCACCTGGCGTGCAAAGGGCCTCAACGACTGGTCAAGCAACGGAAGCACGACGCCGGTCAACGTCTCGGGCGGCATCGGCACCTCGCGCTTCGCCCCGGTAAGGATCGCCTGCAAACCTGAAGCGGTCCTACTGACCCTCACCTCCCCCAACTGA